The following coding sequences lie in one Sandaracinaceae bacterium genomic window:
- a CDS encoding serine/threonine protein kinase: MGTKLGGYLIEKRLGAGATGVVYQATPTDGGRPLAIKVLNDNLGHISALKRRFEREARALAKLKHPHVVHITDFGVDHDITFIAMELLIGETLEDVLQRAPIDPLRAVGVALQTMRGVAFAHQNGIVHRDLKPANIFLRQVAGGIDVVKVLDFGLAKFLEVDELSQDATLTRKGRIVGTPAYMAPEQITGVSLDVRADVYAAGVVLYEMLADQRPFSYERRSQLLRAHLFEPVPRIERIRPGLYVHPDLEKLILRALEKDPARRFTDGGDMLRALEALPAEPASFHEQRRDAVRSRTGSSSAVVISEAERVAVTTGMDDTGSMSMETVQVALDSAPTSARRSSTIPDTLSGLSRHSERARGGRVSAGTTSSHPRPGKLRQRKKKRTKAPPSWLWAVAVASLTVSAAIYWWTQVRGGTLP, encoded by the coding sequence GTGGGTACCAAGCTTGGCGGCTACCTCATCGAGAAGCGTCTCGGAGCGGGGGCCACGGGCGTGGTCTATCAGGCCACCCCCACCGACGGGGGCCGCCCGCTCGCCATCAAGGTGCTCAACGACAACCTCGGGCACATCAGCGCGCTCAAGCGGCGCTTCGAGCGTGAGGCGCGCGCGCTCGCCAAGCTGAAGCACCCGCACGTGGTGCACATCACCGACTTCGGCGTGGACCACGACATCACGTTCATCGCCATGGAGCTGCTCATCGGCGAGACGCTCGAAGACGTGCTGCAGCGCGCGCCCATCGACCCGCTGCGCGCCGTGGGCGTGGCGCTCCAGACCATGCGGGGCGTGGCGTTCGCGCACCAGAACGGCATCGTCCACCGCGACCTCAAGCCCGCCAACATCTTCCTGCGCCAGGTGGCCGGCGGCATCGACGTGGTGAAGGTGCTGGACTTCGGCCTGGCCAAGTTCCTCGAAGTGGACGAGCTCAGCCAGGACGCCACGCTCACGCGCAAGGGCCGCATCGTGGGCACGCCGGCCTACATGGCGCCCGAGCAGATCACGGGGGTCTCGCTGGACGTGCGCGCCGACGTCTACGCGGCGGGCGTGGTGCTCTACGAGATGCTCGCCGACCAGCGCCCCTTCTCCTACGAGCGCCGCTCGCAGCTGCTGCGCGCCCACCTGTTCGAGCCCGTGCCGCGCATCGAGCGCATTCGCCCCGGGCTCTACGTGCACCCGGATCTCGAGAAGCTCATCCTGCGCGCGCTCGAGAAAGACCCGGCGCGCCGCTTCACCGATGGCGGCGACATGCTGCGCGCCCTCGAAGCACTGCCCGCCGAGCCCGCGTCGTTCCACGAGCAGCGCCGCGACGCGGTGCGCTCACGCACGGGGTCGTCCTCGGCGGTGGTCATCAGCGAGGCCGAGCGCGTGGCGGTCACCACGGGCATGGACGACACCGGCTCCATGTCCATGGAGACCGTGCAAGTGGCGCTCGACTCCGCGCCCACCAGCGCCCGGCGCTCGTCCACCATCCCGGACACGCTCAGCGGCCTGTCGCGCCACAGCGAGCGCGCGCGCGGCGGCCGCGTGTCGGCGGGCACCACGTCCAGCCATCCCCGCCCCGGCAAGCTGCGCCAGCGCAAGAAGAAGCGCACCAAAGCGCCTCCCAGTTGGCTCTGGGCGGTGGCCGTGGCATCGCTCACCGTCTCTGCTGCCATCTACTGGTGGACCCAGGTGCGCGGCGGGACCCTTCCCTAA
- a CDS encoding crotonase/enoyl-CoA hydratase family protein, with product MSDRVSIDRRADVAYLALTHASKHNALDWEMLSALVEAAESLKADRSLRGVILHAEGPSFCSGLDFPKFTKEPARMARAFAKLGLRSTNLFQEACWAFRRLPVPVAAVTHGRCFGGGLQLALAADFRFTTPDCEFSIMEAKWGLIPDMTGSVTLRELMPMDQAKRLTMTGRVFSGVEAKGYNLVTEVAADPMAAAEALMAELVTRSPDSVAATKQLFHETWVAHEDAAFSLESRLQALVLMGKNQRAAMQANFKKEAPRFGRRLRVLG from the coding sequence GTGAGCGATCGCGTCAGCATCGACCGCCGCGCGGACGTCGCCTACCTGGCGCTCACCCACGCCAGCAAGCACAACGCGCTCGACTGGGAGATGCTGAGCGCGCTGGTGGAGGCCGCCGAGTCGCTCAAGGCCGACCGCTCGCTGCGCGGGGTCATCCTGCACGCCGAGGGGCCGTCATTCTGCAGCGGCCTCGACTTCCCGAAGTTCACCAAGGAGCCGGCGCGCATGGCGCGGGCGTTCGCCAAGCTGGGCCTGCGCAGCACCAACCTCTTCCAAGAGGCGTGCTGGGCGTTCCGGCGGCTGCCCGTGCCCGTGGCGGCCGTCACCCACGGGCGCTGCTTCGGTGGGGGCCTGCAGCTGGCGCTGGCGGCGGACTTCCGCTTCACCACGCCCGACTGCGAGTTCTCCATCATGGAGGCCAAGTGGGGCCTCATCCCGGACATGACGGGCAGCGTCACGCTGCGCGAGCTCATGCCCATGGACCAGGCCAAGCGGCTCACCATGACGGGCCGCGTGTTCAGCGGCGTGGAGGCCAAGGGCTACAACCTGGTCACCGAGGTGGCGGCTGACCCCATGGCCGCCGCCGAGGCGCTCATGGCCGAGCTGGTGACGCGCTCACCCGACTCGGTGGCCGCCACCAAGCAGCTGTTCCACGAGACCTGGGTCGCGCACGAAGACGCCGCCTTCTCGCTCGAGAGCCGCCTGCAGGCGCTGGTGCTCATGGGCAAGAACCAGCGGGCGGCCATGCAGGCCAACTTCAAGAAGGAGGCGCCGCGCTTCGGGCGCCGCCTGCGCGTGCTGGGCTGA
- a CDS encoding trypsin-like peptidase domain-containing protein, which yields MPNTQSLWSRVSSLLAPGVSSGVLVSASLVASLSGCADEGSVGARPEAVVYGEDDRTDVYAHPSASLRSLATESIVALVPGSDLTDNGDGTWDLASAFTLEEAFDLCDDQRFLTQPTSAFCSGTLVAPDVIVTAGHCMESMADCLETSFVFDYLYTADGVLAELEDDDVYNCAEILAQENGVIDYAYLRLDRPVVGHTPATLSAGIGDTCRNVEDGEAVTVLGFGSGLPLKIDDGGNVTDPSTQGSYFFETSLDTFGGNSGSGVFNDAGELVGVLSAGAADYVTRDAEGCDEVNVLPESAGGEVIGHVLPTLADYCADAPDPDADLCALFDTACPNGVDGEGPAGEGSSCSVSSPAAGTGSAPLAFLALLGLVLGRRVRRRGSAE from the coding sequence ATGCCGAACACACAGTCGCTCTGGTCCCGGGTGTCTTCACTTCTTGCGCCGGGCGTCTCGTCCGGGGTGCTCGTCAGCGCCTCGCTCGTGGCAAGCCTGAGCGGCTGCGCCGATGAGGGCAGCGTGGGCGCGCGGCCCGAGGCCGTGGTCTACGGCGAGGACGACCGCACGGACGTCTACGCCCACCCGAGCGCGTCGCTGCGCAGCCTGGCCACGGAGTCCATCGTGGCGCTGGTCCCTGGGAGCGACCTGACAGACAACGGTGACGGCACATGGGACCTCGCGTCGGCTTTCACGCTCGAGGAGGCCTTCGACCTCTGCGACGACCAGCGCTTCCTCACTCAGCCCACCAGCGCGTTCTGCTCCGGCACGCTGGTCGCGCCCGACGTCATCGTGACCGCCGGCCACTGCATGGAGAGCATGGCGGACTGCCTCGAGACCAGCTTCGTGTTCGACTACCTCTACACGGCGGATGGCGTGCTGGCCGAGCTCGAGGACGACGACGTGTACAACTGCGCTGAGATCCTCGCGCAAGAGAACGGCGTCATCGACTACGCGTACCTGCGCCTCGACCGCCCGGTGGTGGGACACACGCCCGCCACCCTCTCCGCGGGCATCGGCGACACCTGCCGCAACGTGGAAGATGGCGAGGCCGTCACCGTGCTCGGCTTCGGCTCCGGCCTGCCCCTCAAGATCGACGACGGCGGCAACGTCACCGACCCGAGCACCCAGGGCTCGTACTTCTTCGAGACCTCGCTCGACACCTTCGGCGGCAACAGCGGCTCGGGCGTGTTCAATGACGCCGGTGAGCTGGTGGGCGTGCTCTCAGCGGGCGCAGCCGACTACGTGACACGCGACGCCGAGGGCTGCGACGAAGTCAACGTGCTCCCCGAGAGCGCCGGCGGCGAAGTCATCGGCCACGTGTTGCCCACGCTTGCCGACTACTGCGCCGACGCTCCGGACCCCGACGCCGACCTGTGCGCCCTGTTCGACACCGCTTGCCCCAACGGGGTGGATGGCGAAGGCCCGGCTGGCGAAGGCTCGAGCTGCAGCGTGAGCAGCCCCGCCGCTGGCACGGGCAGCGCGCCGCTCGCGTTCCTCGCGCTGCTGGGCCTGGTGCTCGGCCGCCGTGTCCGTCGCCGCGGGAGCGCGGAGTGA
- a CDS encoding trypsin-like peptidase domain-containing protein produces MKSAALTLPLLLAGLSGCASSETPGHTHAPVVYGTDDRQEVYAHPSASLRTLAHESIVALIRDTRLEEQMDGSFERTPTLTLGEAHDLCSDQRFIDQPTSAFCSGTLVAPDIVVTAGHCIETLSECMNTRLVFDYLYTADGVLAPLEADDVYGCVEILSRQDGVLDYAYLRLDREVVGHSPATLSPGVGSTCRNVVDEEAVSALGFGSGLPLKIDSGGAVTNPSSRGTNFFLTSLDTFAGNSGSGVFNASGQLVGVLSSGLGDYRERAGEGCDEVNVLSELFGGEQIGHLFPTLLRYCDEASAPDATLCAAADSACPDGPSPDAGMPDAGMDPDAGVDPDAGVDASADAATADMGRPRGSGRGCSITEVARSGAGPQGALLAALLGLALRRRPRVRPRHT; encoded by the coding sequence ATGAAGTCCGCTGCGCTCACCCTACCCCTCTTGCTGGCAGGCCTCTCCGGCTGCGCGTCGTCCGAGACCCCGGGCCACACACACGCGCCCGTGGTGTACGGCACCGACGACCGGCAAGAGGTCTATGCGCACCCCTCGGCCAGCCTGCGCACGCTGGCGCACGAGTCCATCGTGGCGCTCATCCGTGACACCCGCCTCGAGGAGCAAATGGACGGCAGCTTCGAGCGCACCCCCACGCTGACCCTCGGCGAGGCGCACGACCTGTGCAGCGACCAGCGCTTCATCGACCAGCCCACCAGCGCCTTCTGCTCGGGCACGCTGGTGGCGCCCGACATCGTGGTCACGGCGGGGCACTGCATCGAGACGCTGTCCGAGTGCATGAACACGCGCTTGGTGTTCGACTACCTGTACACGGCCGACGGCGTGCTGGCGCCGCTCGAGGCCGATGACGTGTACGGCTGCGTGGAGATCCTGTCGCGGCAAGACGGCGTGCTGGACTACGCCTACCTGCGCCTCGACCGCGAGGTGGTGGGCCACAGCCCGGCCACGCTCTCGCCCGGTGTGGGCAGCACCTGCCGCAACGTGGTGGACGAAGAGGCCGTGAGCGCCCTCGGCTTCGGCTCGGGGCTGCCGCTCAAGATCGACTCGGGCGGGGCCGTCACCAACCCGTCGTCACGCGGCACCAACTTCTTCCTGACCTCGCTCGACACCTTCGCGGGCAACAGCGGCTCGGGCGTGTTCAACGCCTCGGGCCAGCTGGTGGGCGTGCTCTCGAGCGGCCTCGGCGATTACCGCGAGCGGGCGGGCGAGGGCTGTGACGAGGTCAACGTGCTGTCGGAGCTCTTCGGCGGGGAGCAGATCGGCCACCTGTTCCCCACGCTGCTGCGCTACTGCGACGAGGCGAGCGCGCCGGACGCCACGCTGTGCGCCGCCGCCGACAGCGCTTGCCCGGACGGACCCAGCCCCGATGCGGGCATGCCGGACGCGGGCATGGACCCGGACGCGGGCGTGGACCCGGACGCCGGCGTGGACGCGAGCGCCGACGCTGCGACGGCCGACATGGGCCGGCCACGCGGCTCCGGCCGTGGCTGCTCGATCACGGAAGTGGCTCGCAGTGGCGCGGGCCCACAGGGTGCACTGCTGGCCGCGCTGCTCGGGCTCGCGTTGCGCCGCCGGCCCCGTGTGCGACCACGCCACACATGA
- a CDS encoding inorganic diphosphatase, with product MHPWHDIYVDEKVIETAFPVIIEVPTGSKNKYELDKESGLLKLDRVLYSAVHYPANYGFIPRSFCDDGDPLDALVLTMEPLYPLTVVDARAIGVMRMRDDKGIDDKIIAVCNGDPSFDEIHHHTDLPSHTLRQIKRFFQDYKVLENKEVVIDDIMDKDEAIKVMTESLSMYRKLRRGEVKPRH from the coding sequence ATGCACCCCTGGCACGACATCTACGTCGATGAGAAGGTCATCGAGACCGCGTTCCCCGTCATCATCGAGGTCCCGACGGGCAGCAAGAACAAGTACGAGCTGGACAAGGAGAGCGGCCTGCTCAAGCTGGACCGCGTACTGTACAGCGCGGTGCACTACCCCGCGAACTACGGCTTCATCCCGCGCTCGTTTTGCGACGACGGCGACCCGCTCGATGCGCTGGTGCTCACCATGGAGCCGCTCTACCCGCTGACCGTGGTGGACGCGCGCGCCATCGGCGTCATGCGCATGCGCGACGACAAGGGCATCGACGACAAGATCATCGCGGTATGCAACGGGGACCCATCGTTCGACGAGATCCACCACCACACGGACCTGCCCTCGCACACGCTGCGGCAGATCAAGCGCTTCTTCCAGGACTACAAGGTGCTGGAGAACAAAGAGGTGGTCATCGACGACATCATGGACAAGGACGAGGCCATCAAGGTGATGACCGAGTCCCTGTCCATGTACCGCAAGCTGCGGCGCGGTGAGGTCAAGCCGCGCCACTGA
- a CDS encoding DUF4013 domain-containing protein translates to MQYLSGLELAKRDPDWTKKIALCGVLMLSAMCIPFFGQFALNGYLSAMMQRTARGQEDLLPRMEFDLDYLMKLAGSGFRVFIVQLVWGLALLPIMLVCYGCIGAGAFLGAQLESSLISGVLAGLGGLLMIACMIPFSLGMVSGGVRAQLSDDISVGLQFGPAFRMGKTMWKELLLGGFILSFVFFGLYLAGVIACGIGMFFTIPLAMIIMSNYYAHVYREYVARGGEAVNIAHIREADPQGSSVGPRPQAF, encoded by the coding sequence GTGCAGTACCTGAGCGGCCTCGAACTCGCCAAGCGCGACCCCGACTGGACCAAGAAGATCGCCCTCTGCGGCGTGCTCATGCTGTCCGCCATGTGTATCCCCTTCTTCGGTCAGTTCGCGCTGAACGGCTACCTGTCCGCCATGATGCAGCGGACGGCACGGGGCCAGGAAGACCTCCTGCCGCGCATGGAGTTCGACCTCGACTACCTCATGAAGCTGGCGGGCTCGGGCTTCCGCGTGTTCATCGTGCAGCTGGTGTGGGGCCTCGCCCTGCTGCCCATCATGCTGGTCTGCTACGGCTGCATCGGCGCGGGCGCGTTCCTGGGCGCTCAGCTCGAGAGCAGCCTCATCAGCGGAGTCCTCGCGGGCCTCGGCGGTCTCTTGATGATCGCGTGCATGATCCCCTTCAGCCTGGGCATGGTCTCCGGCGGCGTGCGCGCCCAGCTGTCCGACGACATCAGCGTCGGCCTCCAGTTCGGGCCTGCCTTCCGCATGGGCAAGACCATGTGGAAGGAGCTGCTGCTGGGCGGCTTCATCCTCAGCTTCGTGTTCTTCGGGCTCTACCTGGCGGGCGTCATCGCGTGCGGCATCGGCATGTTCTTCACCATCCCGCTGGCCATGATCATCATGTCCAACTACTACGCGCACGTGTACCGCGAGTACGTGGCGCGCGGCGGTGAGGCCGTGAACATCGCCCACATTCGCGAGGCCGACCCGCAGGGTTCTTCGGTGGGGCCGCGTCCGCAGGCCTTCTGA